The following are encoded in a window of Naumovozyma castellii chromosome 8, complete genome genomic DNA:
- the POS5 gene encoding NADH kinase (ancestral locus Anc_6.186): protein MRLAFSLRFPITTSLRRFSSQESPLVNLRNTSKYVSIKPVTDLRTSSAAEFVASPNSKLQSLIWHTPLQNVLITKKPWTPTTREAMVEFITHIHDSYPEINIILQPDAAEEIAQDFTSPLNQDPSRPHVLYSGTTEEIVSRTDLLVTLGGDGTILHGVSMFGNNQVPPVLAFSLGTLGFLLPFDFKEYKGVFEKVIRSRAKCLHRTRLQCHFIKNGTTKPIVTHAMNDIFLHRGNSPHLANLDIFIDGEYLTRTIADGVTLSTPTGSTAYSLSAGGSIVSPLVPAILLTPICPRSLSFRPLILPHSSHIKIKVSSKMNQKNLSNVVNLSIDGVPQHDLQIGDEIHVINEVGTIYVDGTQLPTLAKNSNGEENQTLKKRESKNSGIYCVAKSENDWTRGINELLGFNSGFRFIRRSKDN, encoded by the coding sequence ATGCGCCTAGCTTTCAGTCTCAGATTTCCTATCACCACATCCCTGAGaagattttcttctcaAGAATCGCCATTGGTAAACCTTAGAAATACATCCAAATATGTTTCCATTAAGCCGGTTACAGATTTAAGAACAAGCTCAGCAGCTGAATTTGTAGCATCCCCCAACTCTAAGCTGCAATCATTGATCTGGCATACACCGCTACAAAATGTCCTCATAACTAAGAAACCTTGGACTCCAACTACGAGGGAGGCCATGGTAGAATTCATTACTCATATTCATGATTCATATCCGGAAATCAACATAATTCTTCAACCTGATGCTGCTGAAGAGATAGCACAAGATTTTACATCACCTTTGAACCAAGATCCCAGCCGTCCTCATGTCTTATATTCAGGAACCACAGAAGAAATCGTATCAAGAACGGACCTACTGGTGACGTTAGGTGGTGATGGGACTATATTACATGGGGTGTCCATGTTTGGTAATAATCAAGTCCCTCCCGTCTTGGCGTTCTCGTTAGGAACATTGGGCTTTCTATTACCCTttgattttaaagaatataaaggtgtttttgaaaaagttATTAGGTCAAGAGCCAAGTGTCTTCATAGGACACGTTTGCAATGtcattttattaaaaatggtACCACCAAACCCATAGTCACACACGCCATGAACGATATCTTTCTTCATAGAGGTAATTCTCCTCATTTAGCTAATTTAGACATATTCATCGATGGGGAGTATTTAACAAGAACCATTGCTGACGGTGTTACATTATCTACGCCCACGGGGTCTACTGCTTACTCTCTATCTGCTGGTGGATCCATTGTCTCACCATTGGTCCCCGCCATATTGTTGACACCAATTTGTCCCCGTTCATTGTCATTTAGGCCCTTAATATTACCACATTCATCGCATATAAAGATTAAAGTCAGCTCGAAGATGAACCAGAAGAATTTAAGTAATGTAGTTAATTTATCAATCGATGGTGTCCCACAGCATGATTTACAAATTGGCGATGAAATACACGTTATAAATGAAGTAGGAACGATATATGTTGATGGAACGCAACTACCAACGCTAGCAAAGAATTCGAATGGTGAAGAGAATCAAACGTTGAAAAAGAGAGAGAGTAAAAATTCAG